In Actinoplanes sp. NBC_00393, a single genomic region encodes these proteins:
- a CDS encoding lysylphosphatidylglycerol synthase transmembrane domain-containing protein produces MKRSIWAWLRLLGGAAILALLLWRLGTGAFVDGLRVLDAGALVTALGIGAATTVLSAWRWCLVARGMGMRLPLRDAIADYYQALFLNAALPGGILGDVGRAVRHGRDEGDLGRGVRAVFLERTAGQLVLLAVGAIVLLTVPSPVLTLIQSNGAGIAVTALTVAVAGGLVLLVLRRLRRGRSRAAGAARTGLAEIRSGLFSRQSGPGVLIASAAVLAGHLATFLIAARAAGSAASLLQLAPLLLLALLAMGLPINVGGWGPREGVMAWAFGAAGLSAAQGLTIAVAYGILAFVAAAPGAAIVLVRVVARLRAKPVSTPRLTVVAPVSPAPVMAAQPLHVPAPIPLVRRTTVVRRPAYSGGVAA; encoded by the coding sequence GTGAAGCGATCGATCTGGGCTTGGCTGCGCCTGCTGGGCGGCGCCGCCATCCTGGCTCTGCTGCTGTGGCGGCTGGGCACCGGCGCGTTCGTGGACGGGCTGCGCGTGCTCGACGCGGGCGCGCTCGTCACGGCACTGGGGATCGGCGCCGCCACCACCGTCCTCAGTGCGTGGCGCTGGTGCCTGGTGGCCCGCGGCATGGGTATGCGCCTTCCGCTGCGGGACGCGATCGCCGATTACTACCAGGCGCTGTTCCTCAACGCGGCGCTGCCGGGCGGGATCCTGGGTGACGTCGGGCGCGCGGTGCGGCACGGCCGTGACGAGGGCGACCTGGGCCGCGGTGTCCGGGCAGTGTTCCTGGAGCGCACCGCGGGACAGCTCGTCCTGCTGGCGGTCGGGGCGATCGTGCTGCTCACCGTACCGTCGCCGGTGTTGACCCTGATCCAGTCGAACGGCGCCGGCATCGCCGTGACCGCCCTGACTGTCGCGGTGGCCGGCGGCCTGGTCCTGCTGGTGCTGCGCCGCCTGCGGCGCGGGCGTTCCCGGGCGGCCGGCGCGGCCCGCACCGGTCTCGCCGAGATCCGTTCCGGCCTGTTCTCCCGGCAGAGCGGGCCCGGCGTGCTGATCGCCTCGGCCGCGGTGCTCGCCGGGCACCTCGCCACCTTCCTGATCGCCGCCCGCGCCGCCGGCAGCGCCGCCTCGCTGCTCCAGCTGGCGCCGCTGCTGCTGCTCGCGCTGCTGGCGATGGGCCTGCCGATCAACGTGGGTGGCTGGGGGCCGCGCGAGGGTGTGATGGCGTGGGCCTTCGGCGCGGCCGGCCTGAGCGCGGCGCAGGGCCTGACGATCGCGGTGGCCTACGGGATCCTCGCGTTCGTGGCCGCGGCTCCCGGCGCGGCGATCGTGCTGGTCCGGGTCGTGGCGCGGCTGCGCGCCAAGCCCGTCTCCACGCCGCGCCTCACAGTGGTGGCCCCGGTGTCGCCGGCGCCGGTCATGGCAGCTCAGCCGCTGCACGTGCCCGCGCCGATCCCGCTGGTCCGCCGGACCACGGTGGTGCGCCGGCCCGCCTACTCCGGTGGTGTCGCGGCTTGA
- a CDS encoding RibD family protein, which produces MAERPYILLSCGMSIDGYLDDASAERLLLSNDADFDRVDAVRAGCDAILVGASTIRQDNPRLLVRSPSRRAARIARGADPDPVKVTVTSSCHLDPQASFFTAGDAAKLVYCATPAVGDAEKLLGERAVVVDGGDPVDVRTVAGDLARRGVRRLMVEGGGRMHTQFLTAGLADELQLVVAPFFVGDARAPRFVHEGDFPWGPGNRATLAEVRQIGDVVLLRYALSDRFDQAATPPE; this is translated from the coding sequence GTGGCTGAGCGTCCTTACATCTTGCTGAGCTGTGGGATGTCGATCGACGGATATCTCGACGACGCCAGTGCGGAACGGCTGCTCCTCTCCAACGACGCCGATTTCGACCGGGTCGACGCTGTCCGGGCCGGATGCGACGCGATTCTGGTCGGGGCGAGCACCATCCGCCAGGACAATCCGCGACTGCTGGTGCGCTCCCCGTCCCGCCGGGCCGCCCGGATCGCGCGGGGTGCGGATCCGGACCCGGTGAAGGTCACCGTAACCAGCAGCTGCCACCTCGATCCACAGGCGTCGTTCTTCACGGCGGGGGACGCGGCGAAACTGGTCTACTGCGCGACGCCGGCCGTCGGCGACGCCGAGAAGCTGCTCGGCGAGCGGGCTGTCGTGGTGGACGGTGGCGACCCGGTGGACGTCCGCACGGTCGCGGGCGACCTGGCCCGGCGCGGGGTGCGCCGGCTGATGGTCGAGGGCGGCGGCCGGATGCACACCCAGTTCCTCACCGCCGGCCTGGCCGACGAGCTGCAACTGGTGGTGGCGCCGTTCTTCGTGGGCGACGCGCGGGCGCCGCGGTTCGTCCACGAGGGAGATTTCCCGTGGGGCCCCGGCAACCGGGCCACCCTCGCGGAGGTGCGGCAGATCGGTGACGTGGTGTTGCTGCGGTACGCCCTCTCCGACCGGTTCGATCAAGCCGCGACACCACCGGAGTAG
- a CDS encoding zinc-dependent alcohol dehydrogenase, with protein MSADALAFWLISPGSGEIRTERVPDPGPGEVLVRTLHSGVSRGTETLVFQGRVPENQWDSMRAPFQAGDFPAPVKYGYLNVGVVEAGTPELVGRTVFCLYPHQTRYVVPAESVTVVPDDVPTARAVLAGTVETAVNAVWDAHPQIGDRISVVGGGMVGSSVAAVLAGLPGTDVQLVDTDATKAEVAKKLNIRFAPPADADEGRDLVIHASATEPGLTRALELLAPEGTVVELSWFGDKRVAIPLGEFFHSRRLTIRSSQVGGIAPARGRSYAERLALALDLLKDPRFDALTTGHSDFAEMPAVLPRLAAGSLPALCHVIDYPAVN; from the coding sequence TTGTCTGCGGATGCCCTGGCGTTCTGGTTGATTTCCCCGGGTTCGGGGGAGATACGCACCGAACGGGTCCCCGATCCCGGGCCGGGTGAGGTGCTGGTCCGCACGCTGCACTCCGGGGTGAGCCGGGGCACCGAGACCCTGGTCTTCCAGGGCCGGGTGCCGGAGAACCAGTGGGACAGCATGCGGGCGCCGTTCCAGGCCGGTGACTTCCCGGCGCCGGTGAAGTACGGCTACCTGAACGTCGGCGTCGTCGAGGCCGGCACCCCCGAGCTGGTCGGCAGGACCGTCTTCTGCCTCTACCCGCACCAGACCCGCTACGTCGTCCCGGCCGAGTCGGTGACCGTGGTCCCCGACGACGTCCCGACCGCCCGGGCCGTGCTGGCCGGCACGGTGGAGACCGCGGTGAACGCCGTCTGGGACGCGCACCCGCAGATCGGCGACCGGATCTCGGTGGTCGGCGGCGGCATGGTCGGCTCGTCGGTCGCGGCGGTGCTGGCCGGCCTCCCCGGCACCGACGTCCAGCTGGTCGACACGGACGCCACGAAGGCCGAGGTCGCGAAGAAGCTGAACATCCGCTTCGCGCCTCCGGCCGACGCCGACGAAGGCCGCGACCTCGTCATCCACGCCAGCGCCACCGAGCCGGGTCTCACCCGCGCGCTCGAACTGCTGGCCCCCGAGGGCACCGTCGTCGAGCTCAGCTGGTTCGGCGACAAACGGGTGGCGATCCCGCTCGGCGAGTTCTTCCACTCCCGCCGGCTGACCATCCGCAGCAGCCAGGTCGGCGGCATCGCGCCGGCCCGCGGCCGCTCCTACGCCGAACGCCTCGCGCTCGCCCTCGACCTGCTCAAGGACCCGCGGTTCGACGCGCTGACCACCGGCCACTCGGACTTCGCCGAGATGCCCGCGGTCCTCCCCCGGCTCGCCGCGGGGAGCCTGCCCGCGCTCTGCCACGTCATCGACTACCCAGCGGTGAATTGA
- a CDS encoding class I SAM-dependent methyltransferase: MTGEFSPDWLTLREPADAAARAADLVAELPGPVRVIRDLGCGTGSLGRWLAPQLPAPQHWIMTDRDPALLKLAADGMPAEATVSTHLRDVTELTAADLDGTDLVTCSALLDLLTAEEVENLVAVCAETRVTALFTLSVTGEVKLSPEDPLDQTVQDAFNEHQRREVDGRRLLGPDAAGFTAAAFERAGARVLTRPSPWRLGPALSTLTDQWLQGWVAAAGDQRPDLALGGYLTRRSAAVPTASVGHQDLLAIFR; encoded by the coding sequence GTGACCGGAGAATTCAGCCCCGACTGGCTCACCCTGCGCGAGCCCGCGGACGCCGCGGCCCGCGCCGCCGACCTGGTGGCCGAGCTGCCCGGCCCGGTACGCGTGATCCGCGACCTCGGCTGCGGAACCGGTTCGCTGGGCCGCTGGCTCGCCCCGCAGCTGCCCGCACCCCAGCACTGGATCATGACGGACCGCGACCCCGCGCTGCTCAAGCTCGCCGCCGACGGGATGCCCGCCGAGGCGACCGTCAGCACCCACCTGCGGGACGTCACCGAACTGACCGCCGCCGACCTGGACGGCACCGACCTCGTCACCTGTTCCGCCCTGCTCGACCTGCTCACCGCCGAGGAGGTGGAGAACCTGGTGGCGGTCTGCGCCGAGACCCGGGTCACCGCCCTCTTCACGCTCTCAGTCACCGGCGAGGTCAAACTCTCCCCCGAGGACCCGCTCGACCAGACCGTCCAGGACGCGTTCAACGAGCACCAGCGGCGCGAGGTCGACGGCCGGCGGCTGCTCGGGCCGGACGCGGCAGGGTTCACCGCGGCCGCGTTCGAGCGGGCCGGCGCCCGGGTGCTGACCCGGCCCAGCCCGTGGCGGCTCGGCCCGGCGCTGTCCACGCTGACCGACCAGTGGCTGCAGGGCTGGGTCGCCGCGGCCGGTGATCAGCGTCCTGACCTGGCCCTGGGCGGCTATCTGACCCGCCGGTCCGCGGCCGTGCCGACCGCTTCCGTGGGACATCAGGATCTTTTAGCGATCTTCAGGTGA
- a CDS encoding glycosyltransferase family 4 protein — MILHAVLPGSIDDPAAPSGGNRYDREVLRRLAVPHLAPGTAGPSATPFEVREKLVPGTWPRPAASGREDLAGFLAGVPDGSTVLLDGLVAGGVPDVLEPHAGRLRLAILVHLPLGDETGLSAAEAAELSALERGSLHLATTVIATSALAARHISDIYELPDVHIAAPGVDPAPLAEPSPGGTRLLNVASLTPRKGQDVLLAALTQLGDLDWTCTIAGGGPVPDHDGERVRFTGPLVGPALDDAYANADLFVLPSRAETYGMVVTEALARGLPVVASNVGGVSEALGTVPGSTEPGSAGPGISATTGGLSRGAVPGRLLPAGDPDALAAALRAWLTDSDLRDRWRARARARRATLTGWDETARRLADILQGEKL, encoded by the coding sequence GTGATTTTGCATGCGGTGCTGCCGGGTTCGATCGACGACCCGGCGGCACCGAGCGGGGGCAACCGCTACGACCGCGAGGTCCTGCGGCGCCTGGCCGTTCCCCACCTTGCGCCCGGCACAGCCGGGCCTTCGGCAACCCCCTTCGAGGTACGCGAAAAGCTCGTCCCCGGAACCTGGCCCCGTCCCGCAGCATCCGGCCGGGAGGATCTGGCCGGCTTTCTCGCCGGGGTGCCGGACGGTTCGACCGTTCTGCTCGACGGGCTGGTCGCCGGCGGAGTCCCGGACGTCCTCGAGCCGCACGCGGGCCGACTGCGCCTGGCGATCCTGGTCCACCTGCCGCTCGGCGACGAGACCGGGTTGTCCGCCGCCGAGGCCGCCGAGTTGAGCGCCCTGGAGCGAGGATCCCTGCACCTGGCCACCACAGTGATCGCCACCAGCGCTCTCGCCGCCCGCCACATTTCCGACATATACGAATTGCCGGATGTGCACATCGCGGCGCCCGGGGTCGACCCCGCGCCCCTGGCCGAACCCTCCCCCGGCGGCACCCGGCTGCTCAACGTGGCCTCGTTGACGCCGCGCAAGGGCCAGGACGTGCTGCTGGCCGCGTTGACGCAGCTCGGCGACCTGGACTGGACCTGCACCATCGCCGGCGGCGGCCCGGTACCCGACCACGACGGCGAACGGGTGCGCTTCACCGGCCCGCTGGTCGGCCCCGCCCTCGACGACGCCTACGCGAACGCCGATCTCTTCGTGCTGCCGTCGCGCGCGGAGACGTACGGAATGGTGGTCACCGAAGCCCTCGCCCGTGGCCTGCCGGTGGTGGCCAGCAACGTCGGTGGCGTCTCTGAGGCCCTCGGCACCGTGCCCGGCAGCACCGAACCCGGCAGCGCTGGGCCCGGCATTTCCGCGACCACCGGCGGTCTCTCCCGCGGCGCCGTGCCCGGGCGGCTGCTGCCGGCCGGTGACCCGGATGCCCTCGCTGCCGCCCTGCGTGCCTGGCTCACCGACTCCGACCTGCGGGACCGCTGGCGCGCACGCGCCCGGGCCCGCCGCGCCACCCTGACCGGCTGGGACGAGACCGCTCGCCGCCTGGCCGACATCCTGCAAGGAGAGAAGTTGTGA
- a CDS encoding ABC transporter substrate-binding protein, producing MRLVSLLPSATEIVYALGLGDDLIGVTFECDEPAEARATKTVVVGGRDTKGMTPAEIDEYVRTEMAAGGDLYTLHADALAGLEPELILTQDLCRVCALPSGHVDDALSHLGCRSDVLSLDPHTLADVLGTFVEVAGAVGVPERGRDLVASLKERLARVAAAVAGRPRPKVAVVEWVDPPFCAGHWVPDLIVAAGGEPVAARPGQKSVAVTWAELAAPAPDVVLVTPCGYHLDGAVRQAEAVVPHFPGAAVWAIDGDGLVVRPGPRLIDGVEAIAAILHPDAVPAPSPGRIARVA from the coding sequence ATGCGCCTGGTCTCGCTGCTGCCGTCCGCCACGGAGATCGTGTACGCCCTGGGTCTCGGCGACGATCTGATCGGGGTGACGTTCGAGTGTGACGAGCCGGCCGAGGCCCGCGCCACGAAGACCGTGGTGGTCGGCGGGCGGGACACCAAGGGAATGACGCCGGCCGAGATCGACGAGTACGTGCGGACCGAGATGGCTGCCGGTGGGGACCTCTACACGCTGCACGCGGACGCGCTCGCCGGCCTGGAGCCGGAGCTGATCCTGACCCAGGACCTGTGCCGGGTGTGCGCTCTGCCGTCGGGACACGTCGACGACGCGCTGAGCCACCTCGGGTGCCGGTCGGACGTGCTGTCGCTGGATCCGCACACCCTGGCCGACGTGCTGGGCACCTTTGTCGAGGTGGCGGGTGCGGTGGGCGTACCGGAAAGGGGCCGTGACCTGGTCGCCTCGCTGAAGGAACGGCTGGCTCGGGTGGCCGCGGCGGTCGCCGGCCGGCCGCGGCCGAAGGTCGCCGTGGTGGAGTGGGTGGATCCGCCGTTCTGCGCCGGGCACTGGGTGCCGGACCTGATCGTCGCGGCCGGCGGCGAACCGGTCGCGGCCCGGCCGGGGCAGAAGTCGGTGGCGGTGACCTGGGCGGAGCTGGCAGCCCCGGCGCCGGACGTGGTGCTGGTGACGCCGTGCGGCTACCACCTGGACGGCGCGGTGCGCCAGGCCGAAGCGGTGGTCCCGCACTTCCCGGGCGCCGCGGTGTGGGCGATCGACGGCGACGGCCTGGTGGTGCGGCCCGGTCCCCGCCTGATCGACGGCGTGGAGGCGATCGCCGCGATCCTGCACCCGGACGCCGTCCCGGCGCCCTCGCCCGGACGGATCGCCCGCGTCGCCTAA
- a CDS encoding GTP cyclohydrolase II: MFQAQAGTATKATIRRQVTVPLRFPDGYATTARVMTFDGLADGKEHLALGLGDWQRALTKSAAGGRAPLVRPHSECLTGDVFGSQRCDCGPQLREAVERIADQGGFLLYLRQEGRGIGLYAKLDAYALQDDGLDTYEANVALGRGEDERDYTAAAQMLLALGVDRVRLLSNNPDKAVQLTGLGIDVTQRIPTGVHLSAANVRYLSVKATHTAHTIDLPLAE; this comes from the coding sequence ATGTTCCAGGCCCAGGCCGGTACGGCGACCAAGGCGACGATCCGGCGGCAGGTCACCGTGCCGCTGCGCTTCCCGGACGGCTACGCCACGACCGCGCGGGTGATGACCTTCGACGGGCTTGCCGACGGCAAGGAGCACCTCGCGCTCGGCCTCGGCGACTGGCAACGGGCCCTGACCAAGTCGGCGGCCGGCGGCCGGGCGCCACTGGTCCGCCCGCACAGCGAGTGCCTCACCGGGGACGTCTTCGGCAGTCAGCGCTGCGACTGCGGTCCGCAGCTGCGCGAGGCGGTCGAGCGGATCGCCGACCAGGGCGGATTCCTGCTCTACCTGCGCCAGGAGGGCCGGGGCATCGGTCTCTACGCCAAGCTGGACGCGTACGCGCTGCAGGACGACGGTCTGGACACCTACGAGGCGAACGTGGCGCTGGGCCGCGGCGAGGACGAACGCGACTACACCGCGGCCGCGCAGATGCTGCTCGCGCTCGGTGTCGACCGGGTCCGGCTGCTCAGCAACAACCCCGACAAGGCCGTCCAGCTGACCGGTCTGGGCATCGACGTCACCCAGCGGATCCCGACCGGGGTGCACCTGTCCGCCGCGAACGTGCGCTACCTGAGCGTCAAGGCGACGCACACCGCGCACACGATCGACCTGCCCCTGGCCGAGTGA
- a CDS encoding HAAS signaling domain-containing protein, translating to MTTAPLAHADTLVLDYLAALWAASEDLPPESRDDLMRTVTGYIALRQDLADDPALILGRLGPPEHLAAAVRRGGMPTHLRLPAPTAAPAAPAPTPGGGAEHAAIALLVGGTFLLPVVSPAAGLLIATGSPRWTPAQKGAAWILTIGSATGALLFALMIAGLGGGGGLFLLVAYLGACVGSIVAGLALLVALRGPTTP from the coding sequence ATGACCACGGCACCGCTGGCGCACGCCGACACGCTCGTGCTCGACTACCTGGCCGCGCTCTGGGCGGCCTCCGAGGACCTGCCGCCCGAGTCCCGCGACGACCTGATGCGGACCGTGACCGGCTACATCGCGCTGCGCCAGGACCTCGCCGACGACCCGGCCCTGATCCTCGGCCGCCTCGGACCGCCGGAGCACCTGGCCGCCGCCGTCCGCCGCGGCGGGATGCCGACCCACCTGCGCCTGCCCGCTCCCACCGCGGCCCCGGCCGCCCCGGCGCCGACGCCGGGCGGTGGCGCCGAGCACGCGGCCATCGCGCTGCTGGTGGGCGGGACGTTCCTGCTGCCGGTGGTCAGCCCGGCGGCCGGCCTGCTGATCGCCACCGGATCGCCCCGCTGGACTCCCGCGCAGAAGGGCGCCGCGTGGATCCTGACCATCGGCTCGGCCACCGGCGCGCTGCTGTTCGCCCTGATGATCGCGGGCCTCGGCGGCGGCGGTGGGCTGTTCCTGCTGGTGGCCTACCTGGGCGCCTGCGTGGGCTCGATCGTCGCGGGGCTGGCGCTGCTCGTCGCGCTGCGCGGACCCACGACGCCCTAG
- a CDS encoding 6-pyruvoyl trahydropterin synthase family protein, translating into MFSVTVRDHIMIAHSFSGEVFGPAQRLHGATFVVDATFRRPDLDDDNIVVDIGRASEQLKTICSGLSYRNLDDDPEFSGVNTSTEFLAKVIADRLAVRIKAGEFGPGASGLTGIEVKLHESHIAWAAYERTL; encoded by the coding sequence TTGTTCAGCGTCACCGTCCGCGACCACATCATGATCGCCCACAGTTTCTCCGGTGAGGTCTTCGGACCGGCGCAGCGGCTGCACGGCGCCACCTTCGTGGTCGACGCCACCTTCCGCCGCCCCGACCTGGACGACGACAACATCGTGGTCGACATCGGCCGGGCGAGCGAGCAGCTCAAGACCATCTGCTCCGGGCTCAGCTACCGCAACCTCGACGACGACCCGGAGTTCTCCGGCGTCAACACGTCCACCGAGTTCCTCGCCAAGGTGATCGCCGACCGGCTGGCCGTGCGGATCAAGGCCGGCGAGTTCGGCCCGGGCGCGAGCGGCCTGACCGGCATCGAGGTGAAACTGCACGAGTCCCACATCGCCTGGGCCGCCTACGAGCGCACCCTGTGA
- a CDS encoding CDP-alcohol phosphatidyltransferase family protein, with amino-acid sequence MTISTATTTTSPLRAPLVGFAAHLLLLAALAGLVGLSTWGWVAGAGYGTVLCGLLAMALHRTGMGDLGWANLVTFGRAILTGGVTALVLSDAPTALVVTIAAVALAMDGVDGQIARRTGTTTALGARFDMEIDAFLILVLSGAAALEYGWWALAIGAFRYVFVAASWVAPWLTAPLPPKFSRKVVAAQQGIMLAVVVSGLLPAWLAVAALAIALGSLTWSFGTDIAWLYRASRVREVARSRWSAPRRHALATR; translated from the coding sequence GTGACCATCAGTACCGCCACGACCACGACGAGCCCGCTCCGGGCTCCGCTGGTCGGCTTCGCGGCCCATCTGCTCCTCCTCGCCGCGCTCGCCGGTCTCGTGGGGCTCAGCACGTGGGGCTGGGTGGCGGGGGCCGGCTACGGAACCGTCCTGTGCGGTCTGCTCGCGATGGCGCTGCACCGTACCGGGATGGGTGACCTCGGCTGGGCGAACCTGGTCACCTTCGGACGTGCCATCCTCACCGGCGGCGTCACCGCCCTGGTCCTCTCGGACGCGCCGACCGCGCTGGTCGTGACGATCGCCGCGGTCGCCCTCGCGATGGACGGTGTGGACGGCCAGATCGCCCGCCGCACCGGGACGACCACCGCGCTCGGCGCCCGCTTCGACATGGAGATCGACGCGTTCCTGATCCTGGTGCTCAGCGGCGCGGCGGCTCTCGAGTACGGCTGGTGGGCCCTGGCCATCGGCGCGTTCCGCTACGTCTTCGTCGCCGCCTCCTGGGTCGCGCCGTGGCTCACCGCGCCGCTGCCGCCCAAGTTCAGCCGCAAGGTGGTCGCCGCTCAGCAGGGCATCATGCTGGCCGTCGTGGTCAGCGGCCTGCTCCCGGCCTGGCTGGCCGTGGCTGCCCTCGCCATCGCGCTCGGCTCCCTGACCTGGTCCTTCGGCACCGACATCGCCTGGCTGTATAGGGCCTCGCGGGTGCGCGAGGTGGCCCGCAGCCGCTGGTCCGCCCCGCGCCGCCACGCCCTCGCGACGCGTTAG